From Paenibacillus polymyxa, the proteins below share one genomic window:
- a CDS encoding lantibiotic protection ABC transporter ATP-binding protein — translation MDNIILQTKNLCKTFRRQQAVNNVTLSIQENSVYGLLGPNGAGKSTTLKMLTGMLRPTAGEILFQGKPWSRKDLAQIGALIEAPPLYENLTARENLKVRTTLLGLPDSRIDEVLNIVDLTHTGKKRSGQFSMGMKQRLGIAIALLNHPKLLILDEPTNGLDPIGIQEQRELIRSFPKQGITVILSSHILSEVEQIVDHVGIIAGGVLAYQEAVTPGQNLESLFMQIAQEYRKGGE, via the coding sequence ATGGATAACATTATTTTACAGACTAAAAATCTCTGCAAAACCTTCAGACGACAACAGGCGGTGAACAACGTCACATTGTCTATTCAGGAGAATTCCGTGTATGGTCTGCTCGGCCCGAATGGGGCAGGAAAATCAACTACTTTAAAAATGTTAACCGGTATGCTACGCCCCACGGCCGGTGAGATTTTATTTCAAGGAAAACCCTGGTCCCGAAAAGATCTGGCTCAGATCGGTGCACTGATCGAAGCTCCTCCCCTCTATGAGAATTTGACAGCTAGAGAGAACCTGAAGGTTCGCACAACGTTGCTTGGACTACCTGACTCGCGGATTGATGAAGTGCTGAACATTGTTGATTTGACCCATACCGGGAAAAAGCGCTCGGGCCAGTTCTCGATGGGCATGAAACAGCGGCTAGGCATTGCGATTGCTCTCCTCAATCATCCCAAGCTATTGATCTTAGATGAACCAACCAACGGACTAGACCCCATTGGTATTCAGGAGCAACGCGAGTTGATTCGCTCCTTCCCGAAGCAAGGAATTACCGTAATTCTTTCCAGTCATATCCTATCCGAAGTCGAACAAATCGTTGACCATGTTGGGATCATTGCTGGCGGCGTATTAGCTTATCAAGAGGCGGTCACTCCAGGACAAAACCTGGAATCGTTGTTCATGCAGATTGCACAGGAATACCGAAAGGGAGGTGAGTAG
- a CDS encoding lantibiotic immunity ABC transporter MutG family permease subunit encodes MISFFRNLKSDVLKLRRQPLLLVQLLVPLLGIAIFLAYYSFTPYSPISKVDGYLQVLAVALPTMIGIVCSIAVEQESVAGNFQHLLTSPVKLLPFLSKLSLLLCLGFGSVLLASGGFGACYIYLMKESPYGLMFYVLAACILCMSSVFLYLLHFFISLRFGKGASIGLGIMESLLSALLLTGLGDHNWIFIPPAWAARFITIWVQYGVSPADSIPETIQLDWGIRYCVVGTFVIMVLLGLWICRWEGQNSSE; translated from the coding sequence ATGATATCCTTCTTCCGCAATCTGAAATCTGATGTGCTTAAACTTAGAAGGCAGCCCTTATTGCTGGTGCAGCTGCTTGTGCCACTCCTAGGCATAGCAATCTTTCTAGCCTATTATTCCTTTACTCCATACTCACCAATTTCGAAGGTAGACGGCTATTTGCAAGTTCTGGCTGTGGCTCTTCCTACCATGATTGGTATTGTATGCTCCATTGCTGTTGAGCAGGAGTCAGTCGCTGGAAATTTCCAACACCTCTTGACCTCGCCGGTGAAGCTGCTACCTTTTTTGAGCAAGCTTAGCCTGCTTCTGTGCTTGGGATTTGGTAGTGTGCTGCTTGCCTCAGGCGGCTTTGGAGCTTGTTATATATATCTGATGAAAGAGTCCCCGTATGGCTTGATGTTTTATGTGTTGGCTGCCTGCATACTGTGTATGTCCAGTGTATTCCTTTATCTTCTGCATTTTTTCATTAGCTTGAGATTCGGCAAAGGAGCTTCTATCGGTCTGGGCATCATGGAGAGTCTATTGTCTGCTTTGCTCCTTACAGGGCTGGGTGATCATAATTGGATATTCATCCCCCCTGCTTGGGCGGCCCGGTTCATCACCATCTGGGTGCAATACGGTGTAAGCCCAGCAGATTCTATCCCTGAAACTATACAGCTTGATTGGGGAATTAGATATTGCGTAGTAGGGACCTTCGTCATCATGGTATTATTAGGGTTATGGATTTGTCGTTGGGAAGGACAAAACTCATCGGAGTAA
- a CDS encoding quercetin 2,3-dioxygenase, producing the protein MSVSLTTELPEEKKPYLLRSGDGRRYVFGQQVATVIADFKSTGDVLELTTISGGKGETFPLHRHKDAFESIYVMEGKIEFMLDGVNYLLTAGDYVHIPPGIAHAYRMAGHRNRFASYSIKGNLTAIYELLGEPYPYFEHPTTAMNSYSENQLTEASNRADIVFLQDAVRWGEYNSSEESHNPRSVAPYVLENGEGDRLLTGDQLHRILATQENTNGEYIFVASDGPKGDPIVEHFHNHHTETFFCVQGQMTMWANGEEVKLFPGDFLHVPAGTLHSYRLDSHYTKVVGMLVSGLFEPFFRALGEPHETYTFPTEPGPLRMDRVMAIIDELDLNVVAKSPLDRK; encoded by the coding sequence ATGAGTGTTAGTTTAACTACAGAGCTTCCAGAAGAAAAAAAGCCATATTTGCTGCGTAGCGGGGATGGAAGAAGGTATGTATTTGGTCAACAGGTAGCTACTGTTATTGCCGATTTTAAAAGCACTGGGGATGTACTCGAATTAACGACGATTTCAGGTGGGAAAGGAGAGACCTTTCCGCTACACAGACATAAAGATGCTTTTGAATCTATCTATGTAATGGAAGGTAAAATTGAATTTATGCTCGATGGAGTGAACTATTTGTTGACTGCCGGAGACTATGTTCATATCCCTCCTGGAATCGCACATGCGTATCGAATGGCTGGGCATCGAAATCGCTTTGCTTCCTATTCGATTAAAGGTAATCTCACGGCAATATATGAGCTTTTAGGAGAGCCGTATCCTTACTTTGAACATCCAACCACAGCGATGAATTCGTATTCTGAGAATCAATTGACGGAAGCTTCCAATAGAGCAGACATTGTATTCCTTCAAGATGCTGTTCGATGGGGGGAGTATAACTCGTCTGAAGAAAGCCATAATCCAAGAAGCGTAGCTCCTTATGTTCTGGAAAATGGAGAGGGAGACCGGTTGCTCACTGGAGACCAGCTTCACAGGATTCTAGCTACTCAAGAAAATACGAACGGGGAATACATTTTTGTAGCTTCTGATGGCCCGAAAGGAGACCCCATTGTTGAACATTTTCATAACCACCATACAGAAACTTTCTTCTGTGTGCAGGGACAAATGACGATGTGGGCAAACGGAGAAGAAGTAAAACTATTCCCTGGAGATTTTCTTCATGTACCTGCAGGAACACTTCATTCGTATAGACTGGACTCTCATTATACGAAAGTCGTAGGTATGTTGGTGTCTGGATTGTTCGAACCTTTCTTCCGGGCATTGGGTGAACCGCACGAAACATACACCTTTCCAACAGAACCAGGCCCGCTCCGTATGGATCGTGTAATGGCTATTATCGACGAACTTGATCTGAACGTGGTGGCTAAATCTCCGCTCGATCGGAAGTAG
- a CDS encoding ArsR/SmtB family transcription factor — MRTLYHPNVIEITLPTVLYALSDPIRLNIIQILDEKGEQSCSSIDISAPKSTLSHHFKVLRESGVIHTRIEGTQRFISIRYDDLNERFPSLLSAVLMGLKQ; from the coding sequence TTGAGAACGCTGTATCATCCCAACGTAATTGAAATTACTCTACCTACAGTTTTATATGCTCTAAGTGACCCCATTCGGCTTAATATCATCCAGATTTTAGACGAAAAAGGGGAGCAATCCTGTAGCTCGATAGATATTTCAGCTCCAAAGTCAACCTTGTCTCATCATTTTAAGGTTCTTCGGGAATCAGGGGTCATTCATACGAGAATAGAGGGAACCCAACGCTTTATCTCTATCCGTTACGATGATTTGAATGAACGCTTTCCTAGCTTGCTGTCGGCCGTACTGATGGGCTTGAAGCAATAA
- a CDS encoding MurR/RpiR family transcriptional regulator, with product MKILMQLSEMQNFTPNEKSIASYILVHKEAILHLNIQELAKATYTSHSAINRLIHKLGLSGFKEFIIKLAREFQQDTQNISNVDPNYPFGIDETPLQVAKEIAELMKETIEKNFTFMDDNLLSQTAQLLDQANRIFIYALGDSQIRAKSFQNKLVKINKYVVIATELSEWAYHTANLTTEDCAIFLTYHGKSPIFLKAARHFTRENIPFITITATNQSELAKRSSICIQVPNDEVKHAKIGTFSSQIAFDYVLNVIYSCIYKIDYLKNMQTLTQSLENSHLNDMMNDV from the coding sequence TTGAAAATACTGATGCAATTATCTGAAATGCAAAACTTTACACCAAACGAAAAAAGCATTGCTTCCTATATTTTGGTCCACAAGGAAGCGATTCTGCACTTAAATATTCAGGAGCTTGCCAAAGCTACGTATACTTCGCATTCCGCCATTAATCGATTAATTCACAAACTTGGGCTATCCGGCTTCAAGGAGTTTATCATAAAACTCGCTCGGGAATTTCAGCAAGATACCCAGAATATATCCAATGTGGACCCTAACTATCCATTCGGGATTGATGAAACCCCACTTCAAGTGGCGAAAGAAATTGCAGAATTAATGAAGGAAACGATTGAAAAAAACTTTACATTCATGGATGATAACTTGCTGTCACAAACGGCTCAGTTGCTGGATCAAGCGAACAGGATCTTTATATATGCGTTAGGCGATTCACAAATCCGAGCGAAAAGTTTTCAGAATAAATTAGTAAAAATCAACAAATACGTGGTTATAGCCACAGAGCTGTCTGAATGGGCTTATCATACGGCTAATCTAACTACAGAGGATTGCGCTATTTTCTTAACTTACCACGGTAAGTCACCGATTTTTTTAAAAGCGGCACGACATTTTACGCGTGAGAATATCCCTTTTATCACCATTACAGCTACCAATCAAAGTGAGTTGGCCAAACGAAGTAGTATATGTATCCAGGTGCCTAATGACGAAGTAAAGCATGCTAAGATTGGTACATTTTCGTCGCAAATTGCCTTTGACTATGTATTAAACGTGATTTACTCCTGTATCTATAAAATTGACTACTTGAAAAATATGCAAACCCTAACACAATCGTTGGAGAATTCGCATCTCAATGACATGATGAATGACGTGTAG
- a CDS encoding MFS transporter produces the protein MSVNNRTKQSESYAIIWILAFAMVISVMNSTMFNVALPSLREEFQLSSSQVSWVVTAYIIIYAIGSVAYGKLADMFRLKNLITFGLCCFALGSIFGFFSSNYWMVIVSRIFQSIGASVVPASSMLIPIRYISIANRGKALGITSAGMALGTAIGPIIAGFVIGFASWRYLFLISFLIIVTIPFFRRYLINEAPSKGKADLIGGILLAASITLLLLSITGHSWSYFAATILIFVLFIIRINKTDEPFIEPTLFKNTRYTIGLIIACMVLTLNLCVPYLIPQVLSSIHHLSSVNTGLVMFPGALIAALLGLVGGKIADAKGNRFVFSLAFLFQVIAYLILGIFTEAAPAVIAIILILANTGLTFAQITMANTISRTLSGKQTGVGMGIYMMGSFMAGAIGTSILGSVLDQEAQSQSVFSSIFWIMGIWIIGFAIFYFTVFRKKATFV, from the coding sequence GTGTCAGTTAACAATCGCACCAAACAATCTGAGTCCTATGCTATTATCTGGATACTTGCATTTGCAATGGTGATTTCAGTGATGAATTCTACCATGTTTAATGTCGCACTACCTTCACTACGCGAAGAATTTCAATTATCCTCTTCCCAAGTAAGCTGGGTTGTAACAGCATATATCATTATTTATGCTATTGGATCAGTGGCTTACGGAAAATTGGCGGACATGTTTAGGTTGAAGAACCTAATTACCTTTGGATTATGTTGCTTTGCGCTAGGATCTATATTCGGCTTCTTTTCTTCTAATTATTGGATGGTTATTGTAAGCAGAATTTTCCAATCCATTGGAGCATCTGTTGTTCCGGCCTCATCCATGTTGATCCCGATTCGCTATATATCTATTGCAAATCGTGGCAAGGCTTTGGGGATTACTTCTGCCGGAATGGCTTTAGGGACGGCAATAGGTCCAATTATTGCTGGTTTTGTTATTGGATTCGCAAGCTGGCGTTACCTATTTTTAATCTCATTTTTAATAATTGTTACCATTCCTTTTTTCAGAAGGTATTTAATCAATGAAGCACCTTCAAAAGGAAAAGCTGATCTCATAGGAGGTATTTTGCTTGCCGCTTCCATTACGCTGCTGCTGCTCTCCATTACTGGTCACAGCTGGAGCTATTTCGCGGCTACGATCCTCATATTCGTATTGTTCATTATTCGTATTAACAAAACAGATGAACCCTTTATTGAACCGACACTCTTTAAAAATACAAGATATACGATAGGATTGATTATCGCTTGTATGGTTCTTACCCTTAATTTATGTGTTCCGTATTTGATACCGCAGGTGCTAAGCTCAATACATCACTTATCTTCTGTAAATACAGGACTCGTAATGTTTCCCGGTGCTTTGATTGCTGCATTGCTTGGGCTGGTAGGTGGGAAAATCGCGGATGCAAAGGGCAACCGCTTTGTATTCTCGTTGGCTTTCCTATTCCAAGTGATAGCATATCTTATATTAGGTATTTTTACAGAGGCGGCCCCAGCAGTTATTGCGATCATTTTAATTCTAGCGAATACTGGGTTAACGTTCGCTCAGATTACAATGGCAAACACCATTTCTCGAACATTAAGCGGTAAGCAAACCGGAGTTGGTATGGGTATCTATATGATGGGAAGCTTTATGGCGGGGGCTATCGGAACGTCTATTCTAGGATCCGTACTTGATCAAGAAGCACAAAGTCAAAGTGTGTTCAGCTCTATTTTTTGGATTATGGGCATATGGATAATAGGATTTGCTATATTTTATTTTACAGTTTTCCGTAAAAAAGCAACATTCGTTTAG
- a CDS encoding lantibiotic immunity ABC transporter MutE/EpiE family permease subunit has protein sequence MQQNIAAEHLKLKRTFTKKLVWLAPIVTLLLCTGLMGGHMFQSASYNWWYIMLLPGALTLMCSGVIQKDGKKLKYRAILGMSVDLAQVWYGKIGVCVRLLMVSSIILFVGITLGGFVFSSSVTLAGSVAATLILFVTFLWQIPLCLFLTDRIGMFSTLIINMLGNVACTILFATSSIWWAVPYAIPARVMCAVIQVLPNGLAILSEDPLLDRDVIVPGLVITVGLFMILSVLTAMSFRKREAK, from the coding sequence ATGCAGCAAAACATAGCAGCCGAACATTTAAAATTAAAGCGCACCTTCACGAAAAAGCTAGTCTGGCTGGCTCCCATCGTTACTCTTCTTCTATGTACCGGGCTCATGGGAGGACATATGTTCCAAAGCGCCAGCTACAACTGGTGGTATATCATGCTGCTGCCAGGTGCTCTCACCTTAATGTGCTCAGGAGTCATCCAAAAGGATGGCAAGAAGCTGAAATACCGTGCTATCCTCGGCATGTCTGTGGATTTGGCCCAGGTATGGTACGGGAAAATCGGGGTTTGCGTAAGGCTCTTAATGGTTTCATCTATTATCCTATTTGTAGGGATAACTCTTGGCGGATTCGTATTCTCATCTTCCGTGACACTAGCAGGAAGCGTCGCTGCAACTCTAATACTTTTTGTTACCTTTTTGTGGCAAATTCCACTTTGCCTGTTCCTAACGGACCGAATAGGCATGTTTTCCACCCTAATCATCAACATGCTGGGCAATGTAGCCTGCACCATCTTGTTCGCAACGTCTTCTATATGGTGGGCGGTACCCTATGCTATTCCAGCTCGAGTGATGTGCGCCGTCATTCAAGTGCTGCCTAATGGGCTTGCTATTCTTTCAGAAGATCCACTTTTGGATAGAGACGTAATTGTGCCCGGCCTAGTGATCACCGTTGGTCTATTCATGATTCTGTCCGTCCTGACGGCCATGTCTTTCCGCAAGCGGGAGGCTAAGTAA
- a CDS encoding HAMP domain-containing sensor histidine kinase codes for MEVAKVQQARKITKLRTIFLGYLVMFCIGTIALALFLVLIFYVLMSCGTILPANYAENQVWEDKAIIEAGKTLQPDSRQKLYRYALFTSKGRHIEGNLPEKQAQAAWSVTQQSNTAYQFPYNYVKVSHNNKVTVMRYSVSAQFEHPILRQYLPNAELSFFAVFCIAFLGGGALLASSFGRKLTRKMSGLQQATKQIQAQDLDFSIQLSGVMEIDQVLHSMDKMKETLKTSLQKQWNLEKSRREQISALAHDVKTPLTIVRGNVELLSETDQSEEQKNYTDYIAESTRQMEQYIKTLIEISKAETVATLQAETIDTDYYLTKVKDQVKALAAVKKTSVAFAAYNLPKTLYADPVLLERAIMNVASNAVDQAPENSEIRLTVESVEECMRFSIVDEGPGFSPEGLKQAAEQFYMGDSSRRLSGHYGMGLYITKSIVNLHGGQLIIANSTQTGGGQVSIEIPSVH; via the coding sequence ATGGAAGTAGCCAAAGTACAGCAAGCACGCAAGATAACCAAACTGCGAACCATTTTCCTGGGCTATTTAGTTATGTTCTGTATCGGGACAATTGCGCTCGCGCTGTTCCTGGTCCTCATCTTCTATGTCCTGATGTCTTGTGGAACCATTCTTCCCGCGAACTATGCTGAAAATCAAGTATGGGAGGATAAGGCAATCATTGAAGCTGGCAAGACCCTACAGCCGGATTCTCGGCAGAAACTATATAGATATGCGTTATTCACTTCGAAAGGCCGCCACATTGAGGGAAATCTTCCTGAAAAGCAGGCTCAAGCCGCTTGGAGTGTTACGCAGCAGAGCAATACTGCCTATCAATTTCCCTATAACTATGTAAAAGTTTCACATAATAATAAAGTTACTGTGATGCGCTACTCTGTCTCGGCACAGTTTGAACATCCTATTCTACGTCAATATCTGCCGAACGCGGAATTGTCCTTTTTTGCCGTGTTTTGTATCGCCTTCCTGGGGGGAGGAGCCCTACTCGCTTCCTCCTTCGGACGAAAGCTGACGCGCAAAATGAGTGGATTGCAGCAGGCTACAAAGCAAATTCAGGCACAGGACCTGGACTTCTCAATTCAGCTCAGTGGTGTGATGGAAATCGACCAAGTGCTCCATTCTATGGATAAAATGAAAGAAACGTTAAAGACTTCGCTTCAGAAACAATGGAATCTCGAAAAATCTCGTCGCGAGCAAATATCCGCCCTTGCACACGATGTCAAAACACCGCTCACTATCGTTCGCGGAAACGTAGAGCTGCTGTCCGAAACCGATCAATCGGAAGAGCAAAAGAACTATACCGATTATATAGCGGAGAGCACCAGGCAAATGGAGCAGTATATCAAAACTCTTATTGAAATTTCAAAAGCAGAAACAGTAGCCACCCTGCAGGCGGAAACGATAGATACGGACTACTATTTAACGAAGGTGAAAGATCAGGTAAAGGCCTTGGCTGCTGTCAAAAAAACATCCGTCGCATTTGCTGCATACAACCTCCCTAAGACGTTGTATGCAGACCCCGTTCTGCTTGAGCGAGCCATCATGAATGTTGCCTCTAATGCGGTAGATCAAGCACCAGAAAATAGCGAAATCCGGCTGACTGTAGAGTCTGTGGAAGAATGTATGCGGTTCAGCATCGTAGACGAAGGCCCGGGCTTCTCTCCTGAGGGCCTCAAACAAGCAGCGGAGCAATTTTATATGGGTGATTCGTCCAGAAGATTAAGTGGACATTACGGTATGGGCCTATATATAACAAAATCCATTGTGAACCTACATGGCGGACAGTTGATCATCGCCAACTCTACCCAGACAGGCGGCGGACAAGTAAGCATTGAGATACCATCGGTGCATTGA
- a CDS encoding response regulator transcription factor, translating into MANLLAVDDEPAVLALLQNILQKDGHVVTVVSASPQVLTMQLGAFDLILLDVMMPSMDGFTLCREIRSKVDCPILFLTAKSMENDVMLGLGEGADDYIVKPFGAGELRARINAHLRREHRERRNVFCIGEVHFNLSGKEITVQNVVIPFTKSEYEICKFLALNWGQVFSKEQIYEAVFGFDGDSDSATIVEHIKNIRAKLGKVEVSPVETVWGIGYRWK; encoded by the coding sequence ATGGCAAACTTGTTGGCCGTTGATGATGAACCTGCCGTTTTGGCACTCCTTCAAAATATTTTGCAAAAAGATGGCCATGTTGTCACGGTGGTCTCCGCCTCCCCACAGGTTCTCACCATGCAGCTTGGAGCCTTTGACCTCATCCTACTTGACGTAATGATGCCAAGCATGGACGGATTCACCCTCTGTCGGGAAATTCGCAGTAAAGTGGACTGTCCGATACTGTTCCTCACGGCAAAATCCATGGAGAACGATGTGATGTTGGGCCTTGGGGAAGGGGCTGACGATTATATTGTCAAGCCGTTTGGGGCTGGAGAGTTGCGCGCTCGAATCAACGCCCATCTCAGACGGGAGCATCGTGAACGACGAAATGTATTCTGCATCGGGGAAGTTCATTTTAATCTGTCTGGTAAGGAAATCACCGTTCAGAATGTTGTAATCCCGTTTACCAAAAGTGAATATGAAATATGTAAGTTTTTAGCTCTAAATTGGGGCCAGGTGTTCTCTAAAGAGCAGATTTATGAAGCCGTCTTTGGGTTTGATGGGGACAGCGATTCCGCTACCATTGTGGAGCATATCAAAAATATCCGGGCCAAGCTTGGCAAAGTAGAGGTTTCGCCAGTGGAGACAGTTTGGGGGATCGGGTACCGATGGAAGTAG
- a CDS encoding NAD(P)/FAD-dependent oxidoreductase — protein MKKVIVIGAGILGASTAYQLAKMGADVILVDRKDKGQATDAAAGIICPWLSQRRNQAWYQLAKAGARFYPGLIEELKSEGETETGYAQVGALSIHDDSEKIKKMQERARLRHTDAPEIGEITQLNQKETHERFPLLVDHYHSVHISGAARIDGRALRDALIRSAQRNGATLIHGDAALQYDSDHVTGVTVGASSFSSDEVIVCAGAWANQLMLPLGIRFKVSFQKAQIMHLQVPVKQDTGTWPVIMPPTDQYLLAFDQQKIVIGATHENEIEGYDTRVTAGGMQEILNKGLELAPDLVNSTFQEVRVGFRPFTPGFLPVLGAVPGWNGLIAANGLGASGLTMGPFIGSQLAKLALGMDLDINIDDYDIRNAIDEG, from the coding sequence ATGAAGAAGGTTATCGTAATCGGAGCAGGAATTCTGGGGGCATCGACAGCATACCAGTTAGCAAAAATGGGCGCTGATGTCATTCTTGTAGACCGCAAAGATAAAGGACAGGCGACAGATGCAGCTGCTGGCATTATCTGTCCCTGGCTATCACAGCGACGCAATCAGGCTTGGTACCAGCTAGCCAAAGCAGGCGCACGTTTTTACCCCGGGTTGATTGAAGAACTCAAAAGCGAGGGAGAAACAGAAACTGGCTATGCTCAAGTCGGGGCTCTCAGTATTCATGATGATTCGGAGAAAATTAAAAAAATGCAGGAACGGGCACGCTTACGACATACAGATGCACCAGAAATCGGCGAAATTACGCAACTAAATCAAAAGGAAACCCATGAACGTTTTCCCTTGTTAGTAGATCACTATCATTCTGTTCATATTAGCGGTGCCGCTCGTATAGATGGTCGAGCGCTGCGTGATGCGTTGATCCGATCAGCCCAAAGAAATGGGGCAACCCTTATCCATGGGGATGCTGCGCTTCAGTATGATTCCGACCATGTAACCGGAGTAACGGTCGGCGCAAGCAGCTTCTCATCTGACGAAGTCATTGTTTGTGCAGGTGCATGGGCCAATCAACTGATGCTGCCGTTGGGCATTCGCTTTAAGGTTAGTTTTCAAAAGGCACAGATTATGCATTTGCAGGTTCCTGTCAAACAAGATACCGGCACCTGGCCTGTAATCATGCCGCCTACTGATCAATACTTGTTGGCGTTTGATCAACAGAAGATCGTAATTGGGGCAACTCACGAGAATGAAATCGAAGGCTACGATACAAGAGTAACAGCAGGCGGGATGCAGGAAATCCTAAATAAAGGTTTAGAATTAGCACCTGATTTAGTAAACAGCACTTTTCAGGAGGTAAGAGTCGGTTTTCGTCCGTTTACCCCCGGTTTTCTACCGGTGCTTGGAGCTGTCCCTGGCTGGAACGGCCTTATAGCTGCCAATGGGCTTGGAGCATCCGGGCTGACCATGGGTCCCTTTATTGGAAGCCAACTGGCAAAGTTAGCACTGGGAATGGATTTGGATATCAACATCGATGATTATGATATTCGAAATGCTATTGATGAAGGTTGA
- a CDS encoding MFS transporter, with protein MNKIITLFFLIMFFIGTDTFIVSPLLPILRESFGISIEQSGWIVSAYALGYALFALIAGPLSDAWNRKKVLLFGLLGFGIFTLLCGFAVDFWTMFAFRLLAGISAAFASPQVWAAIPQLVQPHKVLKAMGVVTAGLAFSQMLGVPIGSYLATAGWQTPFIMIGCCTFLIVIWTAVLLPALPPSIQKQKAPSIRNRYRSLLQGSTPKVAFLAYFLFQLGNFAAFSFIGTWLSDKFSLNVANIGTVILFLGLGNTISSLFGSSLVNKVGPKHSLIYGVIFIGLLYLLLPYLPSVTYVEITYFLIFLILGMIFPLMMSMLQTLSATARGTVSSLANSSMYFGTMVGSFTAGMLYAHSGSFISVSLFSVICFGVSLILFLRSGVLLGLRLK; from the coding sequence TTGAATAAAATTATCACCTTGTTTTTCTTGATCATGTTTTTCATTGGTACAGATACGTTCATTGTGTCGCCTCTTCTACCTATTCTTCGTGAAAGCTTCGGCATTTCTATCGAACAATCAGGCTGGATTGTTTCAGCCTATGCTTTAGGGTATGCTCTGTTTGCCTTAATTGCAGGACCGTTGTCAGATGCATGGAATCGAAAAAAAGTACTACTGTTCGGCTTACTTGGTTTTGGTATCTTCACTCTACTTTGCGGCTTTGCCGTTGATTTTTGGACCATGTTTGCTTTTCGCTTATTGGCTGGCATTAGTGCCGCTTTTGCCTCACCTCAAGTTTGGGCAGCCATTCCTCAGTTAGTTCAACCACATAAAGTGTTAAAAGCCATGGGAGTTGTCACCGCAGGATTAGCTTTTTCCCAAATGCTAGGCGTTCCCATTGGCAGCTATCTCGCTACCGCCGGGTGGCAAACACCCTTTATTATGATTGGTTGCTGCACCTTCCTGATCGTTATTTGGACTGCTGTTCTCTTGCCCGCCTTGCCTCCTTCTATACAGAAGCAAAAGGCTCCCTCGATTAGGAACAGATACCGTTCATTGCTGCAGGGGTCAACACCTAAGGTCGCTTTTCTGGCCTACTTCCTGTTCCAACTCGGAAATTTTGCTGCCTTCTCTTTTATTGGCACATGGCTGTCCGACAAATTCAGCCTCAATGTTGCAAATATTGGTACGGTGATATTATTCCTTGGTTTAGGAAATACGATCAGCAGCTTATTTGGGAGCAGCTTAGTTAACAAAGTGGGGCCTAAGCACTCTTTGATCTATGGCGTAATTTTCATCGGTCTGCTTTATTTGCTTCTGCCCTATTTACCTAGTGTGACCTATGTCGAAATTACATATTTTCTGATCTTCCTTATCCTTGGAATGATTTTTCCGCTTATGATGAGTATGCTTCAAACCTTGTCTGCCACAGCACGCGGAACAGTCTCATCACTTGCCAATTCTTCTATGTATTTTGGAACGATGGTTGGCTCTTTCACAGCAGGAATGCTATACGCGCACAGCGGTAGTTTTATTTCCGTTAGCCTGTTTTCTGTGATTTGTTTCGGTGTGTCACTAATCTTGTTCCTACGTAGCGGGGTTTTACTAGGTCTAAGACTAAAATAG